The following proteins come from a genomic window of Nostoc sp. TCL26-01:
- the ilvD gene encoding dihydroxy-acid dehydratase, with protein sequence MSENFRSKVVTQGVQRSPNRAMLRAVGFQDADFTKAIVGVANGYSTITPCNMGINKLAQRAEIGIKHAGAMPQIFGTITISDGISMGTEGMKYSLVSREVIADSIETVCNGQMMDGVIAIGGCDKNMPGAMIAIARLNIPAIFVYGGTIKPGHYNGRDLTVVSSFEAVGQYSAGRIDDAELTAVERNACPGAGSCGGMYTANTMSSAFEAMGMSLPYSSTMAAEDEEKADSTEESAKVLVEAIRHQLLPRQIITRKSIENAISVIMAVGGSTNAVLHFLAIARAAGVELNLDDFETIRGRVPVLCDLKPSGRYVATDLHKAGGIPQVMKMLLLHDLLHGDCLTITGKTIAEVLADIPDAPSPDQDVIRPWDHPLYAQGHLAILKGNLATEGAVAKITGVKKPVITGPARIFESEEDCLDAVLAGKIQAGDVIVIRYEGPKGGPGMREMLAPTSAIIGAGLGDSVGLITDGRFSGGTYGMVVGHVAPEAAVGGAIALVEEGDSITIDAHARLLQLNISDAELAHRRANWQPRPPRYTQGILAKYTKLVASSSLGAVTDLDLFPQ encoded by the coding sequence ATGTCAGAAAATTTCAGAAGTAAAGTTGTCACACAAGGGGTGCAGCGATCGCCTAATCGAGCTATGCTGCGGGCAGTAGGTTTTCAAGATGCAGACTTTACCAAAGCCATTGTGGGTGTTGCCAATGGCTACAGCACCATTACCCCGTGCAACATGGGGATTAATAAACTAGCACAAAGAGCAGAAATCGGGATTAAACACGCTGGGGCTATGCCGCAAATATTCGGCACAATTACCATTAGTGATGGGATTTCTATGGGAACCGAAGGGATGAAATATTCCCTGGTGTCACGGGAAGTGATTGCTGACTCCATTGAAACAGTCTGTAATGGACAGATGATGGATGGGGTGATTGCCATCGGTGGTTGTGATAAGAATATGCCAGGGGCAATGATTGCGATCGCCCGGTTAAATATCCCGGCTATATTTGTTTATGGTGGCACAATTAAACCCGGACACTACAACGGCCGTGACCTAACTGTAGTCAGTTCCTTTGAAGCGGTCGGACAATACAGTGCAGGCAGAATTGATGATGCCGAACTCACAGCCGTAGAACGCAATGCTTGTCCTGGGGCTGGTTCTTGCGGAGGGATGTATACCGCAAATACCATGTCTTCTGCCTTTGAAGCGATGGGTATGAGTTTACCTTATTCTTCCACAATGGCAGCAGAAGATGAGGAAAAAGCCGATAGTACAGAAGAATCAGCAAAAGTTTTAGTAGAAGCCATTCGTCATCAACTCTTACCCAGACAAATTATCACCCGTAAATCTATTGAGAATGCCATCTCGGTGATTATGGCCGTGGGTGGTTCTACAAATGCCGTACTACATTTTCTGGCGATCGCCAGGGCTGCTGGTGTAGAACTAAACTTAGATGACTTTGAGACAATTCGGGGACGTGTGCCGGTTTTGTGCGATTTAAAACCCAGTGGTAGATATGTCGCTACCGACTTGCACAAAGCTGGCGGTATTCCCCAAGTCATGAAAATGTTATTATTGCATGATTTGCTGCATGGTGACTGTCTCACCATCACAGGTAAAACCATTGCTGAAGTTTTAGCAGATATCCCAGATGCACCATCCCCAGACCAAGATGTGATTCGTCCTTGGGATCATCCATTATATGCCCAAGGTCACTTAGCGATCCTCAAAGGTAATCTAGCGACAGAAGGGGCTGTGGCCAAAATTACTGGGGTGAAAAAACCTGTGATTACTGGGCCAGCAAGAATATTTGAATCGGAAGAAGACTGTTTAGATGCAGTTTTAGCAGGGAAAATTCAAGCTGGTGATGTGATTGTCATCCGCTACGAAGGCCCCAAAGGCGGCCCCGGTATGCGAGAAATGTTAGCACCAACCTCAGCCATTATTGGTGCGGGTTTGGGTGATTCCGTCGGCTTAATTACCGATGGACGCTTCTCTGGCGGTACTTACGGCATGGTAGTCGGACACGTCGCCCCAGAAGCAGCTGTGGGTGGGGCGATCGCTCTGGTAGAAGAAGGTGATAGTATTACTATCGACGCTCATGCACGCTTGTTACAGCTAAATATCTCTGATGCAGAATTAGCTCATCGTCGTGCCAATTGGCAACCCCGTCCACCCCGTTACACTCAAGGTATACTAGCGAAATACACTAAGTTAGTGGCTTCTAGTAGTCTCGGTGCTGTTACAGATTTAGACTTGTTCCCCCAATAA
- a CDS encoding transglycosylase domain-containing protein, producing MPPSNQYEHEESTVESLPPTTEVKPKRLLNQIGGVTSGIITRFTSREKPLYRRVWFWAGLSVGGGIIAFNYFLGKIDRTLPDKSELQAVVREQTLTIKAVDGSILQQQGEATREQVNLEQIPDTLQQAFIAAEDSRFKQHNGVDAQGIVRAIFNNLRSQNVVEGGSTITQQLARILFLKQERTVWRKLKEARLAQKMEAELTKDQILERYMNLVYLGAGAYGVADAAWVYFSKPVDKLSLAEMATIAGLPPAPSLYAPDKNPNAAKQRRNLVLQRMEKEGFITPAQRQAAIQEPLALKPSPPKRLQVQFPYFNSYVQQELPKYVAPDVLAAGGLTVETSLNPTWQVAAEAAVAKTLRNQGQWENFKQAALVAIDPRNGEIQAMVGGKDFSKNQFNRVTQAKRQPGSTFKGFVYAAAIATGKSPYDTYLDAPFVVDGYEPKNYGETFRGMINMRQALTRSVNVVALKILLDVGFEPTIKLARDMGIKSELKPTYSLALGSNEVNLLELTNAYGSFATQGLYNEAHGIRRILNRKGQVIWSANFQSRRVLDADSAAIMTWMLRNVVEAGTGAAAQLDNRPVAGKTGTSDEARDLWFIGYIPQVVGGVWLGNDDNRPTYGSSGSAAYTWHEFMEKAVEGMPVEKFPERPKLEGRKGSIKAKPIKPGKIVNGVIDSNDDDESNQETRSSTRRRRRYQQSDENTSSDTPRRRRRYRSEVSTSEQTDETPRRRRQSRQTVDSEVTTPRRSRRSTSPGTSSGSGNSTAPTPSWRERLRPST from the coding sequence TTGCCGCCTAGTAATCAGTATGAACATGAAGAATCGACAGTTGAGAGCTTGCCTCCAACAACAGAGGTAAAACCCAAGCGGTTACTCAACCAAATAGGTGGTGTAACGTCTGGGATCATTACTAGGTTTACGAGCCGCGAGAAACCACTTTATCGCCGTGTCTGGTTTTGGGCTGGCTTAAGTGTAGGTGGCGGAATCATCGCCTTCAACTATTTTTTAGGCAAAATAGATAGAACTTTGCCGGATAAATCTGAATTACAAGCTGTTGTTCGTGAGCAAACATTAACTATCAAAGCTGTTGATGGCAGTATATTACAACAGCAAGGAGAAGCGACCAGAGAACAAGTTAATTTAGAACAGATCCCGGATACTTTACAACAAGCCTTCATTGCGGCTGAAGATAGCAGATTTAAGCAACATAATGGTGTTGATGCTCAAGGAATTGTCAGAGCAATATTTAATAATTTGCGATCGCAAAATGTGGTAGAAGGTGGTAGCACTATCACACAACAGTTAGCGCGAATTCTGTTCTTGAAACAGGAACGCACAGTTTGGCGCAAACTCAAAGAAGCGCGTCTGGCGCAAAAAATGGAAGCAGAATTGACCAAAGACCAGATACTAGAACGTTATATGAATCTGGTGTATTTGGGTGCTGGCGCTTATGGTGTAGCGGATGCAGCTTGGGTCTATTTCAGTAAACCAGTAGATAAACTTTCTCTAGCAGAAATGGCAACTATTGCTGGCTTACCACCTGCGCCTAGTTTGTACGCACCAGATAAAAATCCCAATGCTGCCAAACAACGACGAAATTTAGTCTTGCAACGGATGGAAAAAGAGGGATTCATCACCCCAGCCCAAAGACAAGCCGCAATTCAAGAACCCCTAGCGCTCAAACCGAGTCCCCCCAAGCGCTTACAAGTACAATTTCCCTACTTTAATAGTTACGTTCAACAAGAATTACCAAAATATGTAGCCCCTGATGTGTTAGCCGCCGGGGGTTTAACAGTGGAAACTAGCTTAAACCCAACTTGGCAAGTAGCCGCAGAAGCCGCAGTCGCCAAAACCCTGCGTAATCAAGGTCAATGGGAAAACTTTAAACAAGCCGCCTTAGTGGCAATTGACCCCCGCAATGGTGAAATTCAAGCCATGGTAGGGGGTAAAGACTTTAGTAAAAACCAATTTAATCGTGTTACCCAAGCCAAACGGCAACCAGGATCAACATTTAAAGGTTTTGTTTATGCGGCAGCGATCGCCACAGGCAAAAGCCCCTATGATACTTATTTAGATGCCCCCTTTGTAGTTGATGGCTACGAACCCAAAAACTACGGTGAAACTTTCCGGGGGATGATCAATATGCGTCAAGCCCTGACCCGTTCTGTGAATGTGGTGGCGCTGAAGATATTGCTGGATGTGGGATTTGAGCCAACAATTAAACTAGCCCGTGACATGGGGATCAAGTCGGAACTGAAACCAACGTATTCTTTAGCACTTGGCTCCAATGAAGTCAATCTTTTAGAATTGACCAATGCTTACGGGAGTTTTGCCACCCAAGGTTTATACAATGAAGCTCATGGTATCCGCCGCATCCTGAACCGTAAAGGACAAGTAATTTGGTCAGCTAATTTTCAGTCTCGGCGAGTCCTTGATGCCGACAGCGCTGCTATCATGACTTGGATGCTACGCAACGTCGTCGAAGCGGGAACCGGTGCAGCAGCCCAACTAGATAATCGTCCTGTAGCCGGCAAGACAGGTACATCTGACGAAGCCCGTGATTTGTGGTTTATTGGCTACATTCCCCAAGTGGTCGGCGGAGTTTGGTTAGGCAATGATGACAATCGTCCTACCTATGGTAGTAGTGGTAGTGCCGCTTATACATGGCATGAGTTTATGGAAAAAGCCGTGGAGGGAATGCCTGTAGAAAAGTTTCCCGAAAGACCCAAACTCGAAGGACGTAAAGGTAGTATCAAAGCAAAACCCATCAAGCCCGGAAAAATAGTCAACGGTGTCATCGACTCTAATGATGATGACGAATCAAACCAGGAAACTAGGTCATCGACAAGGCGTAGAAGACGCTACCAACAATCAGATGAAAACACGTCATCTGATACACCCAGAAGAAGACGACGCTATCGGAGTGAAGTATCTACTTCAGAGCAAACCGATGAAACACCTCGCAGAAGAAGGCAGTCTCGACAAACTGTAGACTCGGAAGTTACTACCCCCCGGAGATCACGACGGTCTACATCCCCAGGAACTAGTTCTGGTTCTGGTAATTCTACCGCACCTACCCCGTCCTGGCGAGAAAGACTCAGACCAAGTACATGA